In one window of Legionella fallonii LLAP-10 DNA:
- a CDS encoding alpha/beta fold hydrolase has translation MRELIHFAHGNGFPALCYKQMFNYLEKQFDYCYIDRIGHDPKYPVGENWHNLIREVIDSVKKQAHQPVIAVGHSLGGVLSLLAAIEEPTLFKKVIMLDSPLIGPFKSNMVKLAKSLGIIDRVTPAHRTKERREYWQNREQLISYLRTRDLFKTFTDGCLNDYIKYGLEYKEDGFYLRFDRHIEYQIYRTIPHVIPQYQGKLAIPAALIYGDKSTVVDRMDVRYMKNHFNIKCFKTKGTHLFPMEYPETVAKQIIAVVDTL, from the coding sequence ATGAGAGAGCTAATCCATTTTGCTCATGGCAATGGATTCCCTGCTTTGTGTTATAAGCAGATGTTTAATTATTTAGAGAAACAATTTGATTATTGTTATATAGATAGGATCGGTCACGATCCTAAATATCCTGTAGGTGAAAATTGGCATAATCTGATTAGAGAAGTTATTGATAGTGTTAAAAAACAAGCACATCAACCGGTTATTGCTGTTGGACATTCTTTAGGTGGTGTTTTAAGCTTATTGGCTGCAATAGAAGAACCTACGCTATTTAAAAAAGTAATTATGCTCGATTCACCACTGATTGGACCTTTTAAATCCAATATGGTGAAATTGGCCAAATCTCTTGGAATTATAGATAGGGTTACTCCAGCCCATAGAACTAAAGAAAGACGAGAGTATTGGCAGAACCGCGAGCAATTGATTAGTTATTTAAGAACTAGAGATTTATTTAAGACATTCACTGATGGATGTTTGAATGATTACATTAAGTATGGTTTAGAGTATAAAGAGGATGGTTTTTATTTGCGCTTTGATAGACATATTGAATACCAAATCTATCGTACCATTCCTCATGTTATCCCCCAATATCAAGGGAAATTGGCAATACCTGCTGCATTGATATATGGTGATAAAAGTACTGTAGTGGACAGGATGGATGTGCGTTATATGAAAAACCATTTTAATATAAAATGTTTTAAAACTAAGGGAACGCATTTATTTCCAATGGAGTACCCGGAAACTGTTGCAAAACAGATAATAGCAGTCGTAGATACACTATAA
- the clcA gene encoding H(+)/Cl(-) exchange transporter ClcA — MRSKTLKLYIISVFLGVLTGLIASLFQIAILKLNGGLSFLYAFVDQHNWPTGLLSAVISMLMVFIAWFSVQYIAPEASGSGVPEIEGTLLHVRPIFWRRLIPVKFFSGILSISAKMVVGREGPTIQMGGNLGAMLGELFKLTRHRCDTLIAAGSAAGLAAAFNAPLAGVLFVMEEMRNQFNYSFTNFKMVVITCVMATITLNICIGAQPAIQMQLFDLPSLSSLWLFLVFGIIVGFVGLAFNIGLMWTLRQLDKFSSKFKLFYVLLVGLLVGYLARLYPPTVGGGYEIINQALSLSPSISILFLLLVIRFFTTLMCYSTSVPGGIFAPMLALGTLLGLAAFHLFHWMTLDMSIQPGMFAIAGMGALFAATVRSPITGVILVVEMTQNYSLILPLMITCITSTTVVQLANNKPIYTQLLERTLRLEKKSLVQD; from the coding sequence ATGAGAAGTAAAACTCTGAAGTTGTACATTATTTCTGTATTTCTCGGGGTACTCACAGGTTTAATTGCTTCATTATTTCAGATAGCAATATTAAAGCTTAATGGAGGATTGTCTTTCTTATATGCCTTTGTCGATCAGCATAATTGGCCGACTGGTTTGTTGTCAGCTGTTATTTCTATGCTTATGGTTTTTATTGCCTGGTTTTCGGTGCAGTATATAGCACCTGAAGCGTCGGGAAGTGGCGTGCCTGAAATTGAAGGAACTTTATTACACGTGCGGCCTATCTTTTGGCGGCGGTTAATCCCAGTTAAATTTTTTTCAGGAATTTTATCTATATCTGCCAAAATGGTCGTGGGTAGGGAAGGACCTACTATACAAATGGGCGGTAATTTAGGCGCAATGTTGGGGGAGTTATTTAAACTGACCAGACATCGATGTGATACACTAATAGCGGCAGGTTCGGCAGCTGGTTTGGCCGCAGCATTTAATGCTCCATTAGCAGGGGTATTATTCGTTATGGAAGAAATGCGCAATCAGTTTAATTACTCATTTACCAATTTTAAAATGGTAGTGATTACTTGTGTGATGGCTACTATAACGCTCAATATTTGTATCGGTGCTCAGCCAGCTATTCAAATGCAACTGTTTGATTTACCCAGCTTAAGTTCACTTTGGTTGTTTCTTGTTTTTGGTATCATTGTAGGTTTTGTTGGGCTTGCATTTAATATAGGGTTAATGTGGACGTTGAGGCAATTAGATAAATTTAGCTCAAAGTTTAAATTATTCTACGTATTGCTAGTAGGATTATTGGTAGGGTATCTGGCACGATTATATCCGCCGACCGTTGGCGGCGGTTATGAAATTATTAATCAGGCGCTCAGCTTATCACCCAGTATTAGCATTTTATTTCTCTTACTCGTTATTCGCTTTTTTACTACATTGATGTGTTATTCAACAAGTGTTCCTGGGGGAATATTTGCTCCTATGTTGGCTTTAGGTACACTACTGGGCCTTGCCGCATTTCATCTATTTCATTGGATGACTCTGGATATGTCCATTCAACCAGGAATGTTTGCTATTGCAGGAATGGGGGCTTTATTTGCCGCTACAGTTCGCTCACCGATTACAGGGGTAATTTTAGTTGTTGAAATGACTCAAAATTATTCATTGATTTTACCTCTGATGATTACCTGTATTACGTCTACTACCGTGGTGCAATTAGCGAATAATAAACCTATATACACTCAATTATTGGAGCGGACTTTGAGATTAGAAAAGAAATCTTTGGTACAAGATTGA
- a CDS encoding ABC transporter ATP-binding protein — protein MATVDLIDVSKHIGSTTVLNKVNVSIKKGEFMVVVGPSGCGKSSLLRLIAGLDEISSGTIQINNQSVNKVPAAKRDMAMVFQSYALYPHMTVFDNMAYALKMRRFNKKDIHQRVTNAAKLLQLTPYLDRKPQALSGGQKQRVAMGRAIVRSPSVFLFDEPLSNLDAKLRTEMRHEIKRLHQQLNTTSVYVTHDQTEAMTMAERVLVLNQGVVEQIGTPQDLYQNPETLFVAGFTGHYPINFISATFDKRTNSVHSNLGIEYVAPYWTETVEDNAHLILAIRPEHIQLCPSKQTQSIALHVEFVDDMGADKLIQAKCIKSDIPLSLRISADHSFANETIHVVLPKLKLHVFHPTTGKRIGEWSE, from the coding sequence ATGGCGACTGTTGATTTAATAGACGTTTCAAAACATATTGGTTCGACTACCGTTCTGAACAAAGTCAATGTCAGTATTAAAAAGGGTGAGTTCATGGTCGTTGTTGGCCCCTCCGGTTGCGGTAAATCTAGTTTGCTACGTCTTATTGCGGGGTTAGATGAAATAAGCTCAGGAACAATTCAGATTAATAATCAGTCGGTTAACAAAGTGCCCGCAGCAAAGAGAGATATGGCCATGGTCTTTCAGAGCTATGCTCTTTATCCTCATATGACCGTCTTTGATAATATGGCTTATGCATTGAAAATGAGACGTTTTAATAAAAAGGATATTCATCAGAGAGTAACTAATGCCGCTAAATTATTGCAATTAACTCCTTATTTAGACAGAAAACCGCAAGCACTTTCAGGGGGACAGAAACAAAGAGTAGCTATGGGTAGGGCAATAGTGCGCTCACCGTCAGTTTTTTTATTTGATGAGCCTTTGTCTAATTTGGATGCGAAATTACGAACAGAAATGCGTCATGAAATTAAAAGATTACATCAGCAATTGAATACAACCAGCGTCTATGTAACACATGATCAAACAGAGGCCATGACCATGGCTGAGCGTGTTTTAGTATTGAATCAAGGCGTTGTAGAGCAAATTGGGACGCCTCAGGATTTATATCAAAATCCAGAAACACTCTTTGTTGCGGGATTCACTGGACATTATCCAATTAATTTTATTTCAGCTACATTTGATAAGAGGACGAATAGCGTTCACTCTAATTTAGGCATTGAATATGTTGCTCCATATTGGACTGAAACTGTAGAGGATAATGCTCATTTAATTTTGGCTATTAGACCAGAGCATATTCAATTGTGTCCATCAAAACAAACTCAAAGTATTGCGCTTCATGTTGAGTTTGTTGATGATATGGGGGCTGATAAACTGATTCAGGCTAAATGCATTAAGAGTGATATACCTCTTAGTTTACGTATTTCAGCAGATCATTCTTTTGCAAATGAGACAATACATGTTGTACTGCCTAAATTAAAATTACATGTATTTCATCCCACAACAGGGAAACGTATTGGAGAATGGAGTGAGTAA
- a CDS encoding NAD(P)H-quinone oxidoreductase — translation MRYIHINNPGVQSHLEIVEGPPPNYTETQILVRVKATALNRADLMQRQGKYPPPKGESNVPGLEIAGEVVAVGNHVKQFKPGDKVYGLVGSGAYAEFCSVEASLAHLIPDNWNYSLAAALPESLTTVYATIFDLGHLQAGQTLLIHGAGSGIASLAIQMAKHIKATVITTVGNENKIDKAYALGADQVIEYRTNNFEDLIEKDSVDLILDFVGGDYFNRHIGLLKHQGKLIQIACLKGRTGECDLALLMHKRLQVIGFVLRPQNLEEKSRLWKLAHEYWFNILADKKITPIIDREYQFEEMEQAQEYMLSGELFGKIVVHI, via the coding sequence TTGCGTTATATACACATAAATAATCCAGGCGTACAAAGCCATTTAGAGATCGTTGAAGGCCCCCCACCCAATTACACTGAAACGCAAATCCTAGTACGCGTCAAAGCAACGGCACTAAACCGCGCTGATTTAATGCAACGTCAAGGAAAATATCCACCACCTAAAGGGGAGTCCAATGTGCCGGGTCTTGAAATCGCTGGAGAGGTTGTAGCTGTTGGCAACCACGTAAAACAATTTAAACCAGGAGATAAAGTATACGGCCTAGTCGGTAGCGGTGCTTATGCAGAGTTTTGTTCTGTTGAGGCCTCCCTCGCTCATCTCATTCCTGATAATTGGAATTATTCTCTTGCTGCAGCATTACCAGAATCGCTAACTACAGTGTATGCCACTATTTTCGATCTCGGCCATCTTCAAGCCGGACAAACCCTACTAATCCATGGAGCAGGAAGTGGTATTGCTTCTTTAGCGATACAAATGGCAAAACATATTAAAGCAACCGTTATTACCACAGTTGGTAATGAAAACAAAATAGACAAAGCATATGCCCTAGGTGCAGATCAAGTCATAGAATACAGAACCAATAATTTCGAGGATTTAATAGAGAAAGACAGTGTTGATTTGATCCTTGATTTTGTTGGTGGCGATTATTTTAATAGACACATTGGTCTCCTTAAACATCAAGGTAAATTAATCCAAATTGCTTGTCTTAAAGGACGTACAGGTGAGTGTGATCTAGCCTTACTTATGCATAAAAGATTGCAGGTTATAGGATTTGTTCTTAGGCCGCAAAACTTAGAAGAAAAAAGCAGGCTCTGGAAATTGGCTCATGAGTATTGGTTTAATATTCTCGCGGATAAAAAAATAACTCCTATTATTGATAGAGAGTATCAATTCGAAGAAATGGAACAAGCTCAGGAGTATATGCTGTCAGGAGAGCTCTTTGGCAAAATTGTGGTTCATATTTAA
- the ugpE gene encoding sn-glycerol-3-phosphate ABC transporter permease UgpE, which yields MKLLNRLISHIFLVLFILFMILPLYLAVVAASNEGAAMMQSQLPLFPGPSFFKNIHTVLTKGLSVTGGEPLTSMLLNSFVMAVAIALGKIILALGSAFAIVYFDFPFKKTCFALIFATMMLPVEVRIVPTFQVVASFGLLNSFSGLTLPLLASATGTFLFRQFFKTIPTELVDAAKLDGAGPIRFFFDIVLPLSKTQISALFVILFVYGWNQYLWPLVITTETKMATVVMGIRYLAGVADQVPEWHYIMTVALIALIPPCMVVMLMQRWFEKGLK from the coding sequence ATGAAACTATTAAATCGTTTGATATCTCATATTTTTTTAGTGTTATTTATTTTATTCATGATATTGCCCCTATATCTAGCTGTCGTGGCCGCAAGTAATGAAGGTGCAGCCATGATGCAATCGCAACTTCCTTTGTTCCCTGGACCTTCATTTTTTAAAAATATACACACCGTGTTAACCAAAGGATTATCGGTTACTGGTGGAGAGCCACTTACTTCTATGTTATTAAATAGTTTTGTGATGGCTGTTGCTATTGCTTTAGGTAAAATTATTCTTGCTTTAGGCTCTGCTTTTGCTATTGTCTATTTTGATTTTCCCTTTAAAAAAACATGTTTTGCATTAATATTTGCTACTATGATGTTGCCTGTTGAAGTAAGAATCGTTCCTACCTTTCAAGTCGTCGCTTCATTCGGCTTATTGAATTCATTTTCCGGATTAACCTTACCCTTATTAGCTTCAGCCACTGGGACTTTTTTATTTCGTCAATTTTTTAAGACTATTCCTACAGAATTAGTTGATGCAGCAAAATTAGATGGTGCAGGGCCAATCCGCTTTTTTTTCGATATAGTGTTACCTTTATCTAAAACTCAGATTTCTGCTTTATTTGTTATTCTGTTTGTTTATGGGTGGAATCAGTACTTATGGCCTTTAGTGATTACTACGGAAACTAAAATGGCAACTGTGGTCATGGGGATTCGTTATTTAGCTGGCGTAGCAGATCAAGTTCCTGAGTGGCATTATATTATGACTGTTGCATTAATCGCATTAATCCCTCCATGCATGGTGGTGATGCTGATGCAACGATGGTTTGAGAAAGGGTTAAAATAA
- a CDS encoding DUF1189 family protein: MYFIPQQGNVLENGVSNKTKSKLKPIDAPVYSYWKALYMSFYSTRLYVDVGKRWRGIGLLYLLLCVAIFSIPFSIRVAINLNQSFNEQIIEPLLLLPTIYVQNGEISFDRPMPYFVKNKKNQVVLAVDNTGKVAKFSPEYPYMNILITKNTVYFRIPTPELFASATPDINSGVPLSQTFDKGSNFAFNGKKIVEENSIYGLKYASLALIYPVIVAMFYSIFIVMFLVLAFLGQVFSRIFFSFQVSFKQSCRLFMVATTPMLLALILILTADAIFPGFGFILVIIIAIYFSLGVSSLKAESKRMVRQ; the protein is encoded by the coding sequence ATGTATTTCATCCCACAACAGGGAAACGTATTGGAGAATGGAGTGAGTAATAAAACAAAAAGTAAGTTAAAACCGATTGATGCGCCTGTCTATAGTTATTGGAAGGCACTGTATATGTCTTTTTACTCAACACGCTTGTATGTAGACGTAGGCAAGCGTTGGCGAGGCATAGGGTTGCTTTATTTGCTCTTATGTGTGGCTATTTTTTCAATTCCATTTTCTATAAGGGTGGCTATTAATTTAAATCAATCGTTTAATGAGCAAATTATTGAGCCATTGCTATTATTGCCCACTATTTATGTACAAAATGGGGAAATATCATTTGATAGGCCGATGCCTTATTTTGTAAAAAATAAAAAAAACCAAGTGGTTTTAGCGGTTGATAATACAGGAAAAGTAGCTAAATTTAGCCCAGAATATCCTTATATGAATATTCTTATCACTAAAAACACGGTTTACTTTAGAATTCCAACTCCTGAGTTATTTGCCTCGGCTACGCCGGATATAAATTCTGGAGTACCGTTGTCTCAAACTTTTGATAAAGGATCGAACTTTGCTTTTAATGGCAAAAAGATAGTCGAAGAAAACAGTATATATGGTTTGAAATATGCCTCGTTAGCGCTAATTTATCCTGTAATAGTGGCTATGTTTTATTCCATATTTATAGTGATGTTTTTAGTTCTGGCCTTTTTAGGACAAGTTTTTTCACGTATCTTTTTTTCTTTTCAAGTTTCGTTTAAGCAATCCTGCAGATTATTTATGGTGGCCACCACTCCTATGTTATTGGCCTTAATTCTAATACTTACAGCAGATGCCATATTCCCTGGCTTTGGCTTTATTCTTGTAATCATTATCGCTATCTACTTTAGTTTGGGTGTTTCATCCCTTAAAGCTGAAAGCAAACGAATGGTGCGACAATGA
- a CDS encoding ABC transporter permease subunit, with product MAKFNHQNLYAWLFIAPQLLITIVFFIWPACSALRQSFFYADSFGLHQYFAGLTNFFDLFADPAYAKAVWVTFVIAISVTFLTMSMGLMMASLVSNRTKSQTIYKSLLIWPYAIAPAVAAILWRFLCHPTLGWLTQLLHSLGIHFDYVNNAKQAMLVIILTASWQQFSYNFLFYFAALKAVPQSLVDAAIMDGASSWKRFWQIIMPLLSPTSFFLLIMNLIYGFFDTFGIIQVMTHGGPGNSTTNLIYKVYEDGFVGMDIGSSSAQSVLLMIIVGVISLLQFRYLEKKVHYE from the coding sequence ATGGCTAAATTTAATCATCAAAACCTTTATGCTTGGCTCTTTATAGCTCCACAACTCCTTATCACTATAGTTTTTTTTATTTGGCCTGCTTGCAGCGCGCTAAGACAGTCGTTTTTTTATGCAGATTCATTTGGATTGCATCAATATTTTGCCGGGCTGACTAATTTTTTTGATTTGTTTGCTGATCCTGCTTATGCAAAGGCAGTTTGGGTGACCTTTGTTATTGCCATTAGTGTTACTTTTCTTACTATGAGCATGGGACTCATGATGGCGTCTTTGGTAAGCAATAGAACCAAAAGCCAAACTATTTATAAATCATTATTAATTTGGCCTTATGCTATAGCTCCAGCTGTAGCAGCTATTTTGTGGCGTTTTTTGTGCCATCCAACTCTAGGTTGGTTAACTCAATTATTACATTCTTTAGGTATTCATTTTGATTATGTGAATAATGCAAAGCAAGCGATGTTGGTAATTATTTTAACAGCAAGTTGGCAACAGTTTAGTTATAATTTTTTATTTTATTTTGCTGCACTTAAAGCAGTACCTCAAAGTCTAGTTGATGCTGCGATTATGGATGGTGCTTCGTCCTGGAAACGATTTTGGCAAATTATTATGCCTTTATTATCACCTACGTCGTTTTTTCTCTTAATTATGAATTTAATTTATGGTTTTTTTGATACCTTCGGTATTATTCAAGTGATGACTCATGGTGGGCCAGGCAATAGCACTACTAATTTAATTTATAAAGTTTATGAAGATGGTTTTGTCGGAATGGATATAGGTAGTTCATCGGCACAATCAGTTTTATTAATGATAATAGTAGGAGTGATCTCCTTGTTACAATTTCGATATCTTGAAAAAAAGGTTCATTACGAATGA